A genome region from Ursus arctos isolate Adak ecotype North America unplaced genomic scaffold, UrsArc2.0 scaffold_18, whole genome shotgun sequence includes the following:
- the C9orf72 gene encoding guanine nucleotide exchange factor C9orf72 homolog isoform X2 yields the protein MSNLCPPPSPAVAKTEIALSGESPLLAATFAYWDNILGPRVRHIWAPKTEQLLLSDGEITFLANHTLNGEILRNAESGAIDVKFFVLSEKGVIIVSLIFDGNWNGDRSTYGLSIILPQTELSFYLPLHRVCVDRLTHIIRKGRIWMHKERQENVQKIVLEGTERMEDQGQSIIPMLTGEVIPVMELLSSMKSHSVPEEIDIADTVLNDDDIGDSCHEGFLLK from the exons ATGTCGAATCTCTGTCCACCGCCATCTCCAGCTGTTGCCAAGACAGAGATTGCTCTAAGTGGTGAATCGCCTTTATTAGCAGCTACCTTTGCTTACTGGGACAATATTCTTGGTCCTCGAGTCAGACATATTTGGGCTCCAAAGACAGAACAGCTACTTCTCAGCGATGGAGAAATAACTTTTCTTGCCAACCACACCTTAAATGGAGAAATCCTCCGAAATGCAGAGAGTGGGGCTATAGATGTGAAGTTTTTTGTCTTATCTGAAAAAGGAGTAATTATTGTTTCATTAATCTTTGATGGAAACTGGAATGGAGATAGGAGCACATATGGTCTATCAATTATACTTCCACAGACAGAACTTAGCTTCTACCTCCCACTTCATAGAGTGTGTGTTGATAGATTAACACACATTATCAGGAAGGGAAGGATATGGATGCACAAG gaaaggcaagaaaatgtGCAGAAAATAGTCTTAGAAGGCACAGAAAGAATGGAAGATCAG GGTCAGAGTATTATTCCAATGCTTACTGGCGAAGTAATTCCTGTAATGGAACTGCTTTCATCTATGAAATCACACAGCGTTCCTGAAGAAATAGAT ATAGCTGATACAGTTCTCAATGATGATGATATTGGTGACAGTTGTCATGAAGGCTTTCTTCTCAAGtaa